ATTCGACAAGGCAGCCGTTGAAATCCTTCGGATGCAGGAACAGAACCGGCTTGCCATGGGCACCGATCTTCGGCTCTCCGCTGCCCAGCACGCGGGCGCCGCTTTCCACCAGTTTATCGCGGGCGGCCAGGATATCTTCGACCTCGTAGCAGACATGGTGGATGCCGCCGGCCGGGTTCTTGTCGAGGAAGCCGCGGATCGGGCTGTCGGGACCCAGCGGATAGAGCAGCTCGATCTTGGTATTGGGCAGGGTGATGAAGACCACGGTCACCCCATGATCCGGCTCGTCCTGAGGCGCGCCGACGTCCGCGCCAAGCGTGTCGCGGTATTGCGCCGCTGCCGCGTCGAGATCCGGCACGGCGATGGCCAGGTGGTTCAGTCGTCCGATCATGTGTCCATCCAGGTGATTCTTCCCCGAAGCAGATCCTAGCACAGGGGCCGCCCCCGCCGTAAGCGAGCCCGCCAGCGACCCCACGCCGCAAGGGGCGGCGGGTCACGGGGATGGCAGCGATTAACGATGCATTAGCCAGGCTGACCTAGGCTTTCCCTGTCGCCGAATGCGAATCCCCCTCAGCTATCGAGGACAGAAAATGGACCCTCTTGAAACGCTTGCTGCGCCGACTGCCAGCCGCCCGATGCTCGGGATGACCGTGCTGGTGGTGGAAGACAGCCTTTATGCCTCAGAAGCCCTGCGATTGCTCTGTCTGCGCTCCGGCGCCAGAATCAGGCGGGCCGATTGCCTGCGCTCGGCGCGACGACATCTGCAGGTTTACCGCCCCTCGGCGCTGATCGTGGACCTGGGCCTGCCGGACGGCTCGGGGGCTGAGCTGATACAGGACCTCTCCCGTGCCACGCCCAAGGTCAGCGTCATCGCGGCGGTTTCGGGTGATCCCGGTGCCGAGGACCTGGCGATGGCGGCGGGGGCGGATTGCTTCATGTCCAAGCCGCTGACCAGCATCGCAAAATTCCAGACCACGATATTGGCGCATATGCCGCCAGAGTATCGTCTGACCGGACCGCGCCCAATTCGCGATGACCAGGTTGAACCGGATCCAATCGCCTATCTCGACGATGTGGCCCATGCGGCCGAAATCCTGCCGGATGCCGGGCAGGAGGAGGTGCTGAGTTATCTGGTGCAATTTGTCAGAGGCATCGCGCATTGCGCCGATGATGCGGCGCTTCTTGCGGCAATTGGCCGGCTGGAACGTGCGCGCAAGGGGGATCTGTCGCTGCGGTCCGAACTGGCCGCACTTGGCGGCGTCCTGCAGGAACGGGTCGGCAGCCGGTTGGCGATCTGACAGGGCGGCCTTTCGCGCAAACGGCATTGCCCCCGGCTGCCATTTGACAACCGGGGGCAGGTCTGGCGGGGTCAGGCGGTTTCGATCGACGGCGCCGCGATCCGGGCGGTCACATCGACCAGGCGTTTGGCCTGATGGGCGACGGCGGCCTTGCCAGCCTCGTTGAATTCACCGGCCTTGGCGGAGAAACCATAAGGATTGCCACCGGCGGCCCCGATTGATTCATCCGTATAGCCCGGTGCCACGATGATCGCGCCCCAGTGCATCAGGGTCGGGTAGAAACCGAGCAGGGTGCCTTCCATCCCGCCATGCAGGTTCCCGGCCGAGGTCGTGGCCGTGATCGTCTTGTTGATCAGCTTGCCCTGGCCCCAGACACCGCCAAGGGTGTCGATGAAGGCGCGTACCTGGCTGGGTGCCGCGCCGAAACGGGTTGGAAAGCTGAAGAAATACCCATCGGCCCAGGCCATGTCATCGGGCGTGACGACGGGCAGATCCTGCACCTTTTCGGCCTGCGCCTTCCAGGCGTCCTGGGTGTCGATGACGGCTTGCGGCGCGGTTTCCGCGACCCGCAGCAGGCGGACCTCGGCGCCGGCTCCGCGGGCGGCGCGGGCGGCTTCTTCGGCGACGGCGTGGTTGGTGCCATAGGTGGAATAGAAGATGACGGCGATCTTGGGCGTGCTCATGAGGGCTCCGTTCTGCATTTCATGCGTTTCGAATTGCCCCGAAGCTAGTCCGGTCACGGTGATCTGACGATTGGCGCTGGCGCATGTCATCTGTGCGTGCCCGCACGAAACCACTAGCGGAATGCCGGACCGTGCGCCCAAACCGTCAACGAAACGCGCTCTCCTTCCGTCACGGGTGTGACCCTGTGCAGCGCGAAAGAGGGGAACAGCACCGCCGTCCCCGGCTCCAGCGGTGCCGAGCGGATATGCGAATCTATCCACATTTCCAGCGTCCCGCCGGCATAGGCACCAGAGTCCGCAAGTTGCGTGACCAGCGTCAGCTTGCGTCGCGCGGCCAGGGGGCCGCCGCCGATATCCGCGTGCCAGTCGAAATGCCCCTGCCGGTCGGCGCCATAGCGCGCCAGCTGCGGGCTTTCGGCGAAATCCTGCAGGTCGAAATCAAAGGTCTCGCGGTTGGCCACCCGCACGAGGTCGATCAGCCGGTCCATGACCCAGCCGGTGTCGGGCACATCGTCCAGCCAGACCAGTTCGGCGCGCCGCATGTTGTGGTCGCGGGTCTGCCCGACAAGGCCGGCGTCCCGTGCGGGTGCCTCGTGGGCAATGCTGCGCAGGGTCGCGCATTCGGTGGGGGAAAAGGCGTCGGGGACGATATGCAGGGCGATCATCGCGGGGGGGATCCTTGGCAGCGCGCCGCGCGAAAGGGCGGGGCAAGGCCCCGTCCGCCGCGGCGGGAGACTGCGCTTAGACCGGATCGGGCGGTCCCGCTGCGGAAATTGCGACGCCCTGTGTGTCGCATTCATGCTGCTTTACCCACGGGCGGGCGTCGTTCAGATCACCGTCCGAACGCGGCAGGCCTAGCCGGGATCGCGCCAGCGGTTGGCAATCGGGTAGCGGCGATCCAGCCAGAAGGCGCGCTTGGTCAGCCGGGTGCCCGGAGCGGACTGAAAGCGCTTGTACTCACTCAGGTAAATCAGCCGTTCGATCTTTTTGGCGTCGTCGTGATCATAGCCCGCCGCGACACAATCCGCGATAGACCCGTCCTGATCCACCAGCAGATCCAGAATACCGTCCAGTACTGGATAATCGGGAAGGGAATCGCTGTCCTTCTGGTCCGGGCGCAGCTCTGCCGAGGGGGGCTTGGTGATGATCCGCTCGGGGATGACGGCGCCTGCGGGGCCGGCCATCCAGGGCCGGTGATTGGCATTGCGCCAGCGGCATTGTTCAAAGACCCGCGTCTTGTAGAGATCCTTGATCGGGTTGTAGCCGCCTGCCATGTCGCCATAGATCGTGGCATAACCGACCGCGACCTCGGACTTGTTGCCGGTGGTCAGCAGCATTTCCCCGAACTTGTTCGACATGGCCATCAAAAGCAGCCCGCGCAGGCGGGACTGGATGTTTTCCTCGGTCAGGTCGGGGTCATGGCCTTCGAACAACGGCGCCAGGGTCTCGGTCACCGCATCGCGCCCCTTCGAGATCGGGACGTTGTCGAGCCGCGTGCCAAGGGCGCGGGCCAGCGCCTCGGCATCCTCGAGCGATTCGGGCGAGGTATATTCCGAGGGCAGCATGACGCAGCGCACATTCTGCGGGCCAAGCGCATCGGCGGCGATGGTCGCCACGATGGCGGAATCGATCCCGCCCGACAGCCCCAGAAGCACCTTTCTGAAGCCGGTCTTGGCGCAGTAGTCGCGCAAGGATTCGACCATGGCGCGATAATCCTGCTCCCAGGTGTCGGGCACCGGCGCGAAATCGCCGGTCGCGATGCGCCAGCCGTCGGGGCCGCGTTCCAGGTCGATCTGGGCCAGACCTTCGTCGAAGACCGGCATGTGAAAGGCCAGCTTGCCGCCGGGGTTCAGGCCAAAGCTGCCGCCGTCAAAGACCTGATCGTCCTGACCACCCACCATGTTGAGGTAGATCAGCGGCAGGCCGGTTTCGACCACGCGGGACACCATGTGGTTGTAGCGGGTCTCCAGCTTGCCCCGGTAATAGGGCGATCCGTTCGGCACCAGCAGGAATTCCGCGCCGGTTTCGGCCAGGGTCTCGGCCACTTCGGGGTGCCAGGCGTCTTCGCAGATCGGCGAGCCGATCCGGGTATTGCCGACCGCATAGGGGCCGCCAAGCGCGCCGCTGTCATAAAGCCGTACCTCGTCGAACACGGTTTCATTCGGCAGATCGTGCTTCAGCACCCGCGAAACGACCCGACCACCGCGACAGATATGATAGGCGTTATATAGCGAGGCACCCTCGATCCAGGGGCCGCCGATGGCCAGTGTCGGCCCATCGGCGCATTGCGCGGCCAGGGCGTCGATCGCGGCGATGGCGGTCTGGTGGAAGACCGGCTTTTCGACCAGATCCTGCGTGTTGTAGCCGGTGATGAACATCTCGGGCAGGGCGACCAGGTCGGCGCCTGCCTCGCGGCCGGACTGCCAGGCGGCAAAAGCCTTGGCGGCATTGCCTTCGATATCCCCGACGCTGGGGTTGAGCTGGGCCAGGGTAATGCGGAACCGGTCTGCCATGGGCTTCCCTTCTTCGGGCTTTCCTCGGGTTTCCGTCTGCTTAGCGGCCCCGGGCCACAAGGGAAAGGCGATTTGGCGAAACCCGTTGCCCCGGCTTTTCGCCTCGCATAGGTTTTCGGCCAGACGGGCAAGCTCGGACCGCGGGTCCAGCCAGCCTTTTGGGCTGACGGGAGGCATGATGGCACGGAAGCGGTTGATCCTGGGTGCGGTGGCGACATTGCTTGCGCTTGCCCCGGTGCTGGAAACGGCGCGGGCGCAGGACAGTGGCGTCCGCACCAAGCAATACGAAGACGGCGGCGTCTATGAAGGCCAGTTCCAGGGCGGGCTTCAGCATGGGCAGGGCAGCTATCGCCTGCCCAATGGCTATGAATATACCGGGGAATGGGTCGAAGGCGAAATTCGCGGCGAAGGCCGCGCGCGCTTCCCCAATGGCTCGGTCTACGAGGGCCAGTTCGCCAAGGGCAAACCCGAAGGGCTGGGCAAGATCACCTTTGCCGATGGCGGCACCTACGAAGGCACCTGGGAGGACGGCAAGATCACCGGCTCCGGCATCGCCGCCTATGCCAATGGCACCCGCTACGAGGGCAGTTTCCTGAATGCCAAGCATCACGGCAAGGGCCGGATGGAGATGGCGGACGGCTACGCCTACGAAGGCGATTGGGTCAACGGCATCAAGGAAGGCAGCGGCAAGATCACCTTCCCCGACGGGGCGACCTACGAAGGGGAGCTGCGCGGTGGGGAACGGCAGGGCGAAGGCAGCCTGATCCTGCCCGATGGTTTCCGCTATTCCGGCGACTGGGATCAGGGCCGGATGACAGGCAAGGGCAAGCTGACACAGCCCAACGGCGATATCTACGAAGGCGATCTTGTCGATGGTGTCCGTCAGGGCCAGGGCCGCGTCACCTATGCCAATGGCGACATCTACGAAGGCGGCTTTGACGCCGACACGCGCGATGGCGATGGCCGGTTCACCGGCGCTGATGGCTATCGCTATGCCGGGGTCTGGAGCGACGACAAGATCGCCGGGCAGGGCGAGGTGACCTTCCCCGATGGCTCCGTCTATGTCGGAGAGATGGCCGATGGGCTGGCCGATGGGACGGGCAAGATTACCTATCCGGACGGCGCGACCTATGAAGGCGGCTGGAGCGGCGGCGTGATCGAAGGCGACGGCAAGGCGACCTTCCCCAATGGCGTGACCTACACCGGCCATTTCAGCGCGGCACAGAATGACGGCTACGGCGTGCTGACCCATGCGGATGGCTATCGCTACGAAGGCGATTGGGTCGCGGGCCAGCGTCAGGGTCAGGGCCGGGCGGTCTTTCCCGGCGGGATGATCTACGAAGGCGGTTTTGTCGACGGGCTGCGCGAAGGTCAGGGCAAGATCACGATGCCCGACGGCTTCACCTACGACGGCGGCTGGAAGGCCGGTGAGATGACCGGAGAGGGCATCGCAACCTACGCCAATGGCGACGTCTACGAAGGCAGTTTCGATCAGGGCCGCCGCCATGGGCAGGGCACCCTGACCTATGCCACCGGCGAAATCGCCTCGGGGCGCTGGGTGAACGGGGCGCTGGATGTGCCGGAAGAGGATCCTGATGCCGCCGCCGAAAGCGAAGCGGTTCCGGAGGATGCAACCGACCCCGAAGCGGGCGCGGCGACTGAATAGTCGTCGGCCGGGACGAAGTTTGAACATCCATAGACGAAAAAGGCCGGGGAATCGCCCCCGGCCTTGTCAGTCTGTCTGCCTGTCAGGTCGGATCAGAGCTGTTCCATCACCGCATCATCGGCTTCGAAGTTCGCCGTGACGCGTTGCACGTCATCGTCGTCTTCCAGCGCGTCGATCAGCTTCATCAGCTTCTGCATGCCTTCAAGGTCCATCTCGGTCGAGGTGGTGGGCTTCCAGACCAGCTTGGTCGAATCGCTTTCGCCAAGCGCCTCTTCCAGAGCCGTGGCGACATCGTTCAGATCCGTGTCCGCGCACCAGATGACATGGCCGTCTTCCGAGCTTTCGACATCTTCGGCGCCGGCTTCGATCGCGGCCATCATGACCGTATCCGCATCTCCGACCGAGGCCGGATAGACCACTTCGCCCTTGCGATCGAACATGAAGGCGACCGACCCGGTTTCCCCCAGGTTGCCGCCGTTCTTGGAAAAGGTCGAGCGAACGCTGGATGCGGTCCGGTTGCGGTTGTCGGTCATCGCCTCGACGATGACAGCCACACCGTTCGGGCCGTAGCCTTCGTAGCGGATCTCTTCGTAGTCATCGCCATCGCCAGCCTGCGATTTCTTGATCGCGCGGTCGATCACGTCCTTGGAGACGGATTGCGACTTGGCTTCCTTGACTGCCATCCGCAGGCGCGGGTTCTTGTCGGGGTCCGGATCGCCCATTTTTGCGGCGACCGTGATCTCCTTGGAGAGTTTCGAGAACAGCTTCGACCGGGCGGCGTCTTGCCGCCCCTTGCGGTGCTGGATGTTCGCCCATTTTGAGTGGCCGGCCATCAGGGCCTCCTGATCGTGTAAGAATTGCGTCGCGTCCCTATACGGCAGCAGGGGCCTTACCTGCAAGGGTGCCTGCAAATCCTGCAGGGGGATGGGGCGTGGTCGGGCTGGTTGAAGCCGGGATTTCGTTCATCAGGGGGCATCGGGAGGTCGTTCCGCCCGCAGTGCCGCCGACGCGGGCGCGGGCGGCGGTCCTGCCCGGACCAGGCTTGCGGCAGGGGGCCTTTACGGAAAGACGCGCCGGCCACGATATTCACGTGACCTTCGCCTTGCGCGCGCTACTGTCCGGCAATGACATTAGACCAGATCATCCTGTTTTCGCTTTTCATTGCGGTCTTCGCCCTGCTTCTCTGGGGGCGCTGGCGGTATGACATCGTCGCCTTCACCGCGCTGATGGTGGGGGTGGCGACGGGTGTCGTTCCCTATGAACAGGCGTTTTCCGGGTTCGGGCACGAGGCCACCCTGATCGTCGGGCTTGTGCTGGTGATCTCGGCCGGGCTGGTCCATTCCGGCGCGGTCTATCTGATCACCCGGACGCTGCTGGATTCGGGGCGCAAGCTGGGCGCGCATATCGCCATCATGGGCGGGATCGGCGCGGTGCTTTCGGCCTTCATGAACAACGTGGCGGCGCTGGGGTTGCTGATGCCGGTCGACATGCAGGCCGCGCAGAAGGCCGGACGGTCGCCCAGTCTGTCTCTGATGCCGCTCAGTTTCGCCACGATCCTCGGGGGCATGGCGACACTGATCGGCACGCCGCCCAATATCATCATCTCCTCCGTCCGGGCCGAGGCGCTGGATGCGCCCTATTCGATGTTCGATTTTGCCCCGGTCGGTGGCATCACGGCACTGATCGGGCTGGGTTTCGTCGCCCTGATCGGCTGGCGCCTGATCCCGCAGCCCGAGGACGGCCGCCTGACCGCCAAGGAGTTGGCGCAATATGTCGCCGAGCTGACCGTGCCCGAGGACAGCAAGCTGATCGGCAAGCGCGTCTTTGAACTGCAGGAAGACGCGGAAAAGGCCGATGTCGCGATCATCGGCCTGATCCGGGCGGGCAAGCGGCTGTATGGTTCGGCCCGCAATACGCGGCTTGAGGCAGGCGATGCGCTGGTGCTGGAAGCGGTGCCCGAAGCGCTGGATGAACTCCGCTCGTCGCTGTCGCTGGCCTTTTCCGATGAACGCCGCGAGGAGTTGCTGGTCGCGGGGGGCGAGGGGCTGGATATCCTTGAACTGGTCGTGCCGGGGGATTCCCGGATCACCGGCAAGACGGCGCAGGGCATCGGCCTCAGCTGGCGGCAGCGCGCCGTCCTGATGGGGATTTCCCGCCAAGGCCGCCGCATCACCCGAGAGGTCCGCAAGACAGAGGTCCAGCCGGGCGATCTGTTGCTGTTGCTGGTGCCCAAGGATCAGGGCGGGGTAATCGCGGACTGGCTCGGCTGCCTGACGCTGGCGGATCGGGGCCTTGCGGTGACCGACAATACCAAGACCTGGCTGGCTATCGGCATGTTCGCCGCCGCCGTGGCGGCTGCCAGCTTCGGCCTGATGCATCTGCCGATCGCGCTTGGCTTCGTGGTGGTGGCCTACCTGCTGCTGCGCATCGTGCCCCTGCAGGATCTCTATACCTCGGTGGAATGGCCGGTGATCGTGCTTCTGGGCTCGATGATCCCACTTGGCACCGCGCTGGAAAGCTCCGGAGGGACGGAGCTGATCGCTCATGGCCTCGTGTCGCTGACCAACGGCTGGCCGGCCTGGGCCATCCTGACCGCGCTGATGGTGGTCACGATGACCCTGTCGGATGTGCTGAACAACACCGCCACGACCATCGTCGCCGCACCCATCGGAATTTCCATGGCCGCGAGCCTGGGCGTTTCGGCCGACCCCTTCTTGATGGCGGTGGCCATCGCGGCCAGCTCGGCCTTCCTGACGCCCATCGGGCACAAGAACAATACGCTGATCCTTGGCCCCGGCGGCTACAGCTTTGGCGACTACTGGCGCATGGGCCTGCCGTTGGAGATCCTGGTGGTCGCCGTCTCCATCCCGCTGATCCTGGTGTTCTGGCCGCTGTGACGACGCTCAGGGGGGCCTCCCTGCTCATATCCTGAGCACCTCGGGCGCGCTTGTCGGCCGCGCCGCGCCAATTTGATCCTGATCAAGGCGGGGCCCCTTTGGCGGTCCATAGCCTGATGGGCAGAAAGGCCGGAAACGGCCCTCGCGTACAGGAGACGACCGATGAAACCGCTTGGCGACCCGAACGAACATTACTGGCGCGTCCAGCGCATGGCGAAGGCGGTCGGCTCGGATCTGGCCGCAGCCCAAACCGAAGGACG
The Pseudooceanicola algae genome window above contains:
- a CDS encoding NAD(P)H-dependent oxidoreductase, with product MSTPKIAVIFYSTYGTNHAVAEEAARAARGAGAEVRLLRVAETAPQAVIDTQDAWKAQAEKVQDLPVVTPDDMAWADGYFFSFPTRFGAAPSQVRAFIDTLGGVWGQGKLINKTITATTSAGNLHGGMEGTLLGFYPTLMHWGAIIVAPGYTDESIGAAGGNPYGFSAKAGEFNEAGKAAVAHQAKRLVDVTARIAAPSIETA
- a CDS encoding NAD+ synthase — encoded protein: MADRFRITLAQLNPSVGDIEGNAAKAFAAWQSGREAGADLVALPEMFITGYNTQDLVEKPVFHQTAIAAIDALAAQCADGPTLAIGGPWIEGASLYNAYHICRGGRVVSRVLKHDLPNETVFDEVRLYDSGALGGPYAVGNTRIGSPICEDAWHPEVAETLAETGAEFLLVPNGSPYYRGKLETRYNHMVSRVVETGLPLIYLNMVGGQDDQVFDGGSFGLNPGGKLAFHMPVFDEGLAQIDLERGPDGWRIATGDFAPVPDTWEQDYRAMVESLRDYCAKTGFRKVLLGLSGGIDSAIVATIAADALGPQNVRCVMLPSEYTSPESLEDAEALARALGTRLDNVPISKGRDAVTETLAPLFEGHDPDLTEENIQSRLRGLLLMAMSNKFGEMLLTTGNKSEVAVGYATIYGDMAGGYNPIKDLYKTRVFEQCRWRNANHRPWMAGPAGAVIPERIITKPPSAELRPDQKDSDSLPDYPVLDGILDLLVDQDGSIADCVAAGYDHDDAKKIERLIYLSEYKRFQSAPGTRLTKRAFWLDRRYPIANRWRDPG
- a CDS encoding response regulator; protein product: MDPLETLAAPTASRPMLGMTVLVVEDSLYASEALRLLCLRSGARIRRADCLRSARRHLQVYRPSALIVDLGLPDGSGAELIQDLSRATPKVSVIAAVSGDPGAEDLAMAAGADCFMSKPLTSIAKFQTTILAHMPPEYRLTGPRPIRDDQVEPDPIAYLDDVAHAAEILPDAGQEEVLSYLVQFVRGIAHCADDAALLAAIGRLERARKGDLSLRSELAALGGVLQERVGSRLAI
- a CDS encoding MORN repeat-containing protein, yielding MARKRLILGAVATLLALAPVLETARAQDSGVRTKQYEDGGVYEGQFQGGLQHGQGSYRLPNGYEYTGEWVEGEIRGEGRARFPNGSVYEGQFAKGKPEGLGKITFADGGTYEGTWEDGKITGSGIAAYANGTRYEGSFLNAKHHGKGRMEMADGYAYEGDWVNGIKEGSGKITFPDGATYEGELRGGERQGEGSLILPDGFRYSGDWDQGRMTGKGKLTQPNGDIYEGDLVDGVRQGQGRVTYANGDIYEGGFDADTRDGDGRFTGADGYRYAGVWSDDKIAGQGEVTFPDGSVYVGEMADGLADGTGKITYPDGATYEGGWSGGVIEGDGKATFPNGVTYTGHFSAAQNDGYGVLTHADGYRYEGDWVAGQRQGQGRAVFPGGMIYEGGFVDGLREGQGKITMPDGFTYDGGWKAGEMTGEGIATYANGDVYEGSFDQGRRHGQGTLTYATGEIASGRWVNGALDVPEEDPDAAAESEAVPEDATDPEAGAATE
- a CDS encoding YebC/PmpR family DNA-binding transcriptional regulator, giving the protein MAGHSKWANIQHRKGRQDAARSKLFSKLSKEITVAAKMGDPDPDKNPRLRMAVKEAKSQSVSKDVIDRAIKKSQAGDGDDYEEIRYEGYGPNGVAVIVEAMTDNRNRTASSVRSTFSKNGGNLGETGSVAFMFDRKGEVVYPASVGDADTVMMAAIEAGAEDVESSEDGHVIWCADTDLNDVATALEEALGESDSTKLVWKPTTSTEMDLEGMQKLMKLIDALEDDDDVQRVTANFEADDAVMEQL
- a CDS encoding 2OG-Fe(II) oxygenase; this encodes MIALHIVPDAFSPTECATLRSIAHEAPARDAGLVGQTRDHNMRRAELVWLDDVPDTGWVMDRLIDLVRVANRETFDFDLQDFAESPQLARYGADRQGHFDWHADIGGGPLAARRKLTLVTQLADSGAYAGGTLEMWIDSHIRSAPLEPGTAVLFPSFALHRVTPVTEGERVSLTVWAHGPAFR
- the mce gene encoding methylmalonyl-CoA epimerase, which translates into the protein MIGRLNHLAIAVPDLDAAAAQYRDTLGADVGAPQDEPDHGVTVVFITLPNTKIELLYPLGPDSPIRGFLDKNPAGGIHHVCYEVEDILAARDKLVESGARVLGSGEPKIGAHGKPVLFLHPKDFNGCLVELEQV
- a CDS encoding SLC13 family permease, yielding MTLDQIILFSLFIAVFALLLWGRWRYDIVAFTALMVGVATGVVPYEQAFSGFGHEATLIVGLVLVISAGLVHSGAVYLITRTLLDSGRKLGAHIAIMGGIGAVLSAFMNNVAALGLLMPVDMQAAQKAGRSPSLSLMPLSFATILGGMATLIGTPPNIIISSVRAEALDAPYSMFDFAPVGGITALIGLGFVALIGWRLIPQPEDGRLTAKELAQYVAELTVPEDSKLIGKRVFELQEDAEKADVAIIGLIRAGKRLYGSARNTRLEAGDALVLEAVPEALDELRSSLSLAFSDERREELLVAGGEGLDILELVVPGDSRITGKTAQGIGLSWRQRAVLMGISRQGRRITREVRKTEVQPGDLLLLLVPKDQGGVIADWLGCLTLADRGLAVTDNTKTWLAIGMFAAAVAAASFGLMHLPIALGFVVVAYLLLRIVPLQDLYTSVEWPVIVLLGSMIPLGTALESSGGTELIAHGLVSLTNGWPAWAILTALMVVTMTLSDVLNNTATTIVAAPIGISMAASLGVSADPFLMAVAIAASSAFLTPIGHKNNTLILGPGGYSFGDYWRMGLPLEILVVAVSIPLILVFWPL